A window from Halomicrobium urmianum encodes these proteins:
- a CDS encoding enolase C-terminal domain-like protein, with protein sequence MSPTIERIESIEFSYELPDVGTPPGGFDIIYDPGNGMERKLFAFRIETSDGLVGRYVGNNSPGAAQINMVADYLIGKDPLKREQHWSEIKRALRKYDRMGMGPLDVALWDYAGRKYDAPIHELLGTHRERLPAYASTYQGDRSGGLDSPEAYADFAEECLAMGYPAYKVHGWDGDWRDADLLAETVRAVGERVGDEMDLMVDPACNLETWANALQVGRACDEYGYLWLEDPYRDGGISQHGHRRLGECVETPLLQTEHVRGLEPHTDFVASEATDFVRADPDYDAGITGAMKIARVAEGFGLDVEFHAPGPAKRHCMAAARNANYYEMALVHPDAPNTTPPVYAGDYRDEIDAIDDDGTVPVPDGPGLGVEYDWDFIEANATGRREYA encoded by the coding sequence ATGTCACCGACCATCGAGAGAATCGAGTCGATCGAGTTCAGTTACGAGTTGCCGGACGTCGGGACGCCGCCGGGCGGGTTCGACATCATCTACGACCCGGGCAACGGGATGGAGCGGAAGCTGTTCGCGTTCCGGATCGAGACCAGCGACGGACTCGTCGGGCGGTACGTCGGGAACAACTCGCCGGGCGCGGCGCAGATCAACATGGTCGCCGACTACCTGATCGGGAAGGACCCGCTCAAGCGGGAGCAGCACTGGTCGGAGATCAAGCGCGCCCTGCGGAAGTACGACCGGATGGGAATGGGACCGCTCGACGTCGCGCTGTGGGACTACGCGGGCCGGAAGTACGACGCGCCGATTCACGAGCTACTGGGCACCCACCGCGAGCGCCTGCCCGCCTACGCTTCGACGTACCAGGGCGACAGGAGCGGCGGGCTGGACTCCCCCGAAGCCTACGCCGACTTCGCCGAGGAGTGCCTGGCGATGGGGTACCCCGCCTACAAGGTCCACGGCTGGGACGGCGACTGGCGCGACGCCGACCTGCTGGCGGAGACGGTCCGCGCCGTCGGCGAGCGCGTCGGCGACGAGATGGACCTGATGGTCGACCCCGCCTGTAACCTGGAGACGTGGGCCAACGCGCTACAGGTGGGGCGCGCCTGCGACGAGTACGGCTACCTCTGGCTCGAGGATCCCTACCGCGACGGCGGCATCTCCCAGCACGGCCACCGACGGCTGGGCGAGTGCGTCGAGACGCCGCTCCTCCAGACCGAGCACGTCCGCGGGCTGGAACCGCACACGGACTTCGTCGCCAGCGAGGCGACGGACTTCGTCCGCGCCGACCCCGACTACGACGCCGGCATCACCGGCGCGATGAAGATCGCCCGCGTCGCCGAGGGCTTCGGGCTGGACGTCGAGTTCCACGCTCCGGGCCCGGCGAAGCGCCACTGCATGGCCGCGGCGCGGAACGCCAACTACTACGAGATGGCGCTGGTCCACCCCGACGCGCCCAACACCACGCCGCCCGTCTACGCCGGCGACTATCGCGACGAGATCGACGCGATCGACGACGACGGCACCGTCCCAGTGCCCGACGGTCCCGGTCTCGGCGTCGAGTACGACTGGGACTTCATCGAGGCCAACGCGACCGGTCGGCGGGAATACGCGTAG
- a CDS encoding ribbon-helix-helix domain-containing protein — translation MPKTQVDLPDRIDSEIDRLVESGDFVNREQAVEDLLSMGISAYGPTEEATEEPGEDLFDNVEEQQDPAARDQGESDEYGF, via the coding sequence ATGCCGAAGACACAGGTGGACCTCCCGGACCGCATCGACTCGGAGATCGACCGGCTCGTCGAGAGCGGCGACTTCGTCAACCGCGAACAGGCCGTCGAGGACCTCCTCTCGATGGGCATCTCCGCGTACGGCCCCACGGAGGAGGCGACCGAGGAGCCCGGCGAGGACCTGTTCGACAACGTCGAGGAGCAGCAGGACCCCGCCGCCCGCGATCAGGGCGAATCCGACGAGTACGGGTTCTGA
- a CDS encoding type IV pilin, which produces MRIKELFERDDAVSPVIGVILMVAITVILAAVIASFVLNLGDQAQQSTPTASFEFEYNPSGNGDQGVVTITHASGDSIDKEKIDVTSDAVTITDNSGGWSASSISAGDTYEATPDSTDNFREGDVIRITWTAESGGSSSTLTTFEVPSDSEGV; this is translated from the coding sequence ATGCGAATCAAGGAACTCTTCGAGCGGGACGACGCGGTGTCGCCGGTCATCGGCGTCATCCTGATGGTCGCGATCACGGTCATCCTGGCCGCGGTCATCGCCTCGTTCGTTCTCAACCTGGGGGATCAGGCACAGCAATCGACGCCGACGGCAAGCTTCGAGTTCGAGTACAATCCGTCGGGCAATGGAGATCAGGGTGTAGTCACTATCACGCATGCCAGCGGAGATTCGATTGACAAAGAAAAGATTGACGTTACTTCTGACGCAGTAACAATAACAGACAATTCTGGAGGATGGTCCGCTAGTTCTATCTCTGCTGGAGATACCTACGAAGCCACGCCCGATAGCACTGATAACTTCCGAGAAGGCGACGTAATCCGTATCACGTGGACGGCAGAAAGTGGTGGATCCAGTTCGACTCTCACCACCTTCGAGGTCCCGAGTGATTCCGAAGGCGTCTGA